The Armatimonadota bacterium DNA segment TGTCACCTACAGCCACAGCGCCGCGGATATCGATGAGACGCTGGCTGCCATCAACGGGGCTCTCGTGGTGATCGCCGAGGCCGTCAAGGATGGCAAGGTCAGGCAGATCCTGCAGGTGGGTGAAGTCGAGGAGGGATTTCGCAGGTTCTAGCCGCGAGCATGACAAGGAATTCGCGAAAGGACGGCGAAAACCTTACTAGCCTTGACCCTTGCTACGGAGGTGACGTCGAATGCGTCGCGGTTTCACACTGATTGAACTGCTTGTTGTTATCGCCATCATCTAAT contains these protein-coding regions:
- a CDS encoding prepilin-type N-terminal cleavage/methylation domain-containing protein, with protein sequence MRRGFTLIELLVVIAII